Proteins found in one Terribacillus sp. DMT04 genomic segment:
- a CDS encoding PH domain-containing protein: MIFRSKVDAFFVNFILIVLAIVALACFWPLMFMKGVTWLAAFLMIAAFSLMVSILIWPIFSIKYVFCQKHLFVKGGLFRSRISYGDIIKVEATKDIFTGYRILSSRDALELYYKTGIAGSVKISPELKKEFLSELQKRCPHVRVSE; the protein is encoded by the coding sequence ATGATTTTCCGTTCCAAGGTAGATGCTTTTTTTGTGAATTTCATTTTAATCGTATTGGCTATCGTTGCTTTAGCATGTTTCTGGCCGCTGATGTTTATGAAGGGGGTTACCTGGTTAGCGGCCTTCCTTATGATAGCAGCATTCTCTCTGATGGTGAGTATACTTATATGGCCCATTTTTTCTATTAAATATGTTTTTTGTCAGAAACACTTATTCGTAAAAGGGGGACTATTCAGAAGTCGAATTTCTTACGGTGATATAATAAAAGTAGAGGCAACGAAAGATATATTTACAGGTTATCGTATTTTGTCATCTAGAGATGCATTGGAACTATACTATAAAACAGGTATAGCTGGAAGTGTGAAAATTTCACCAGAACTAAAAAAAGAGTTTCTTAGTGAGCTGCAGAAACGCTGTCCGCACGTGCGAGTTAGCGAATAA
- the hisJ gene encoding histidinol-phosphatase HisJ, whose translation MIGDFHVHTQYCQHGSADKMEAYVLQAIEKGLTHLSFTEHAPLPESFTDPAPQQDSTMDRDKVEAYLKEGQALQKQYEQDLQINIGFEVDYIQGYEYETKQFLDMYGAEIDDSILSVHMLQAPNKSFFCMDFSEETFGRAAKAFGGLNLLYKAYYDSLQASVEAELGRFKPKRIGHITLIQKFQLAYPQPADFWEEQQQLLALIKKNGYELDVNTAGLFKPLCKEMYPPVRLIHHAIELGIPLVSGSDSHAAAGIGKGFEELQDYPLQLPQT comes from the coding sequence ATGATTGGAGATTTTCACGTACATACTCAATATTGCCAGCACGGATCCGCCGATAAAATGGAAGCTTATGTCCTGCAGGCAATAGAGAAAGGACTGACTCATCTTTCTTTCACCGAACACGCTCCGCTTCCGGAAAGCTTTACGGACCCCGCTCCCCAGCAAGACAGCACCATGGATCGGGATAAGGTGGAAGCTTATTTGAAAGAAGGACAAGCGCTGCAGAAGCAGTATGAGCAAGATTTGCAAATTAACATCGGATTTGAAGTCGATTATATCCAAGGTTATGAGTACGAAACAAAGCAGTTTCTTGATATGTATGGAGCCGAAATAGATGACAGTATCCTCTCTGTTCATATGCTGCAAGCGCCAAATAAGTCTTTTTTCTGCATGGATTTTAGTGAAGAAACGTTTGGTCGTGCAGCAAAAGCTTTTGGCGGACTGAACCTACTCTATAAAGCTTATTATGACAGTTTACAAGCGTCTGTTGAAGCAGAACTTGGCAGATTTAAGCCAAAACGTATTGGCCACATCACGTTGATTCAAAAATTCCAACTCGCTTACCCCCAGCCTGCTGACTTTTGGGAAGAACAACAGCAGCTATTAGCATTGATTAAAAAGAACGGTTATGAACTGGACGTGAATACGGCCGGGCTGTTCAAGCCATTATGTAAAGAAATGTACCCGCCAGTTCGACTTATTCACCACGCCATAGAGCTTGGCATTCCGCTAGTTTCGGGGTCTGATAGTCATGCAGCTGCAGGAATTGGGAAAGGTTTTGAAGAACTGCAAGACTATCCGTTACAGCTTCCGCAAACATAA
- a CDS encoding PepSY domain-containing protein, translating into MKKRWIIPVTIAVLVVAVFGLYRMQASAGEPEMTIEQARQQAEKQYSATVTEIELDRSGSEPRYEIDLENGETRYDLILNGDTGEVINLKESNIQSTLMPEVTEKGEDSADDKKQEDSSEPDPEQSADKQTTPPNKQASQAEVKITMDEAIKIATDEVGGSVTESEFDEEDGLPVYELELQTADDEADVVINAQSGEIVTITYDREDD; encoded by the coding sequence ATGAAGAAAAGATGGATCATTCCTGTCACAATTGCCGTGCTCGTTGTTGCTGTCTTTGGTCTTTATCGGATGCAAGCATCAGCTGGTGAACCGGAAATGACAATTGAGCAAGCACGTCAACAAGCGGAGAAACAATATAGTGCTACTGTTACTGAAATTGAATTAGACAGAAGCGGCAGCGAACCTCGGTATGAAATTGATTTGGAAAATGGAGAAACACGGTACGACCTGATTTTGAATGGAGATACCGGAGAAGTGATTAACTTGAAGGAAAGTAATATACAATCTACCTTAATGCCAGAAGTTACGGAAAAAGGCGAAGATTCTGCTGACGACAAGAAGCAGGAAGATAGCTCGGAACCAGACCCGGAACAGTCTGCTGACAAGCAAACCACTCCTCCAAATAAACAAGCATCACAAGCAGAAGTGAAGATTACAATGGATGAAGCAATCAAGATTGCTACTGACGAAGTGGGCGGCAGCGTTACAGAATCGGAGTTTGACGAAGAAGACGGACTGCCAGTTTATGAATTGGAACTCCAAACAGCTGATGACGAAGCTGATGTTGTCATCAATGCACAATCCGGAGAAATTGTTACTATCACATACGATAGGGAAGATGATTGA
- a CDS encoding histidine phosphatase family protein: MQTFIYMVRHGDSPKEGNERTRGLTENGYIDAQRVTAIVADEGIDVVVSSPYTRAILTVNEIAKQINQDVLVYEDLKERRFSADDNRVGDKELIPLLETSFNDASYALEGGESNADCQKRAVNVLLELLDKFQGKKVVIGTHGAVMTLMLGYFDSCYGLDFLHSTSKPDIYKMEFMGRELVNVQRMWDIEADN, encoded by the coding sequence ATGCAAACATTTATTTATATGGTAAGACACGGAGATTCACCTAAAGAAGGGAATGAAAGAACAAGAGGGTTAACGGAGAACGGTTACATAGATGCGCAAAGAGTGACGGCAATAGTAGCAGACGAAGGAATAGATGTTGTTGTATCAAGCCCATACACACGTGCTATTTTAACCGTTAATGAAATAGCGAAGCAAATCAACCAAGACGTTCTCGTGTATGAAGATTTAAAAGAGAGAAGATTCTCAGCTGACGATAATCGAGTAGGAGATAAAGAATTAATTCCGCTGCTGGAGACGTCATTTAATGATGCAAGCTATGCTTTAGAGGGTGGAGAATCTAATGCCGATTGTCAAAAAAGAGCGGTAAACGTTTTGTTAGAACTGTTAGATAAATTCCAGGGTAAGAAAGTTGTAATAGGTACCCACGGAGCAGTAATGACATTGATGTTGGGGTATTTCGACAGCTGCTATGGATTAGATTTTTTACATAGCACGTCGAAACCGGATATTTATAAGATGGAATTTATGGGAAGAGAATTAGTAAATGTGCAAAGGATGTGGGATATAGAAGCTGATAACTAA
- a CDS encoding dynamin family protein: protein MRRTAETKELFSLSALYQFFEAKNEAQFSRKTLDLVEKAENRTAFICFTGHFSAGKSSLINALLGTHVLPTSPIPTSANIVTVQQGTPQVFAYGSDETKYELPAPYRKETLDAYCRNKDIRKIAIQDKETGLPEQVALMDTPGIDASDDADRFMTESALHLVDSMFYVTDYNHVQSEVNLLFLQELSAQQQPFYLIVNQIDKHREEELSWTVFQKGVQTVFQQWQITPENIFYTTLKDPAHPHNQLYDVKRKMQQLLTEKEQLHKAGLERGRQRLIQDYLYEAKQQAEEEKAALAEQLHELMDDQTNEAANWRKKQQTAEENGRETIQQTLKNANLMPFEVRESAEKYLESTFPDFKIGLLNSKRKTAEERERRRVETEEHIQKQIEKQLIWRLRDKLIEWANQHDVYTESVQKLLQDFKADIPADLLEQHIQQGASMNGTYTLVYTAAVQDHIKLAYKKAALSVVEAAIATTDTAFEQAEQLEKQEKQKVAENNHIQQKINQLQLGFEELAANIHRTEDHIETETIDQAKQAIANRYDEKNSADLLRAEAAVKQVELEQEIQVQHDLGSKLSPEEMAQLLDNAAAALTEMEGFQSAIEDLKNRKEKLTHQDYTLVLFGAFSAGKSSFANALLGESLLPVSPNPTTASINMLKQATKTHPHQTVVVKWKSQDHIKADIESLSGKQLDMDTFLTEDPSDLAEDKRHQAFLQAVQSGYQFVQTNLGSEGKIPFEQFSEHVTKESLSCFIEQITVYLDNMFLKQGVTLIDTPGADSINARHTDVTFQFMKHADAILFVTYYNHAFSKADEQVLQQLGKVKGALEKDNMFFIVNASDLAKDEAEKDYVTNYVAENLAAFQIRQPRLLALSSLLGLQEKQSDQLLDSGLGKLEQELNSFIRHELTDVIIDSARKELQRQYNQLRAYGKAMDLDEKSKQEKVRQYKVEQENVLRTIKTYTQPVFKQAISQHIEKQLHYVKERQLLEANDLFKQCFNPSRIRSSGASGREEVGRQVTEFSHQIQLQLEQEYRAVTIRVDRTVREQLERWRIGAEQTVQEVNKALTVAAAVDNRLPETTPPERELTFQKTDIARIQKLYRGAKAFFQGNEKEKLKEELLKLLDPMLTDMLKDYIVAMENHYSQIWQAEEKRLQKQAYEQLAGYYSGMLRALTDTSSKQKLQEVLETFHLLLRKKV from the coding sequence ATGCGGCGTACAGCAGAAACAAAGGAATTGTTCAGTCTGTCGGCATTATATCAATTTTTCGAAGCAAAAAACGAGGCACAGTTTAGTAGAAAGACACTTGATTTAGTCGAGAAAGCGGAAAACCGAACAGCTTTTATTTGTTTTACGGGTCATTTTTCGGCAGGGAAAAGTTCTCTTATTAACGCGCTGCTCGGCACCCACGTACTGCCAACCAGTCCGATTCCAACAAGTGCTAATATCGTAACGGTTCAACAAGGTACACCGCAAGTATTTGCGTATGGATCCGATGAAACAAAGTATGAGCTGCCAGCTCCTTACCGAAAAGAAACACTTGATGCATATTGCCGGAATAAGGATATCCGTAAAATTGCTATACAAGATAAGGAAACCGGACTTCCAGAACAAGTTGCTTTGATGGATACCCCCGGTATTGATGCCAGTGATGATGCGGATCGTTTTATGACTGAGTCGGCCTTACATCTGGTGGACAGTATGTTTTATGTGACAGACTATAACCATGTACAATCAGAAGTGAATTTGCTGTTTTTACAAGAGCTTTCAGCACAGCAGCAGCCGTTTTATCTTATCGTTAACCAAATAGATAAACATCGCGAAGAAGAGCTATCTTGGACGGTTTTTCAAAAAGGTGTGCAGACAGTATTTCAGCAATGGCAAATTACACCCGAAAATATCTTCTATACCACATTAAAAGATCCAGCACATCCGCATAATCAGCTGTATGATGTAAAGCGAAAGATGCAGCAGCTGCTTACAGAGAAAGAACAGCTGCACAAAGCAGGTTTAGAACGGGGAAGACAGCGGCTGATTCAGGACTATCTGTATGAAGCAAAGCAGCAGGCAGAAGAAGAAAAAGCAGCGCTGGCAGAACAGCTTCATGAACTAATGGATGATCAGACAAATGAAGCTGCCAATTGGCGAAAAAAACAGCAAACAGCAGAAGAAAACGGGCGGGAAACCATCCAACAGACGCTAAAAAATGCGAACTTAATGCCTTTTGAAGTCCGTGAATCAGCAGAGAAATACTTAGAGTCCACCTTCCCAGACTTTAAAATTGGTCTGCTTAACAGCAAACGAAAAACAGCAGAAGAAAGAGAACGGCGGCGTGTTGAGACAGAGGAGCATATCCAAAAACAAATCGAAAAGCAGCTGATCTGGCGCTTGCGTGACAAACTAATTGAATGGGCCAATCAGCATGATGTGTATACCGAATCGGTGCAAAAACTGCTGCAGGATTTTAAAGCAGACATACCAGCTGACCTGCTGGAGCAGCATATTCAGCAAGGAGCAAGTATGAATGGAACGTATACACTCGTTTATACAGCTGCTGTGCAGGATCATATTAAGCTAGCGTATAAAAAAGCTGCTCTTTCTGTAGTGGAAGCGGCTATTGCTACGACAGATACTGCTTTTGAACAAGCAGAACAGCTGGAAAAGCAGGAAAAACAAAAAGTAGCAGAAAATAATCATATCCAGCAAAAAATCAACCAGCTCCAGCTTGGTTTTGAAGAATTAGCTGCGAACATACACCGAACTGAGGACCATATCGAAACGGAAACAATCGACCAGGCGAAGCAAGCGATAGCGAACAGATATGATGAGAAAAACAGTGCAGATTTATTGCGTGCTGAAGCGGCTGTTAAACAAGTTGAACTTGAGCAGGAAATACAGGTACAACATGACTTAGGATCAAAGCTATCACCCGAGGAAATGGCACAGCTTCTCGACAATGCTGCAGCTGCTCTCACGGAAATGGAAGGGTTTCAATCTGCTATTGAAGATTTAAAGAATAGAAAAGAAAAATTGACGCACCAAGATTATACACTCGTGTTATTTGGTGCTTTCAGCGCAGGAAAATCTTCATTTGCGAATGCATTGCTTGGGGAGAGTCTGCTGCCAGTATCGCCAAATCCGACAACCGCTTCCATTAATATGCTGAAGCAGGCAACAAAGACGCACCCACACCAAACTGTTGTTGTCAAGTGGAAATCACAGGATCACATAAAGGCAGATATCGAAAGTCTTAGCGGTAAACAGCTCGACATGGATACATTCTTAACAGAGGATCCATCAGACTTGGCGGAAGATAAAAGGCATCAAGCGTTTCTGCAAGCCGTCCAATCTGGTTATCAATTTGTGCAAACAAATCTGGGATCAGAAGGGAAAATCCCATTTGAACAGTTCAGCGAGCACGTCACAAAAGAATCGTTAAGCTGTTTTATTGAGCAAATTACTGTCTATTTGGACAATATGTTCCTGAAGCAAGGTGTGACGCTAATTGACACTCCAGGAGCTGACTCTATTAATGCACGCCACACGGATGTCACATTCCAATTCATGAAGCACGCGGATGCTATCTTGTTTGTTACGTATTATAATCATGCTTTCTCCAAAGCAGACGAACAAGTATTGCAGCAATTAGGAAAAGTAAAAGGTGCCTTGGAAAAGGATAATATGTTCTTTATTGTGAACGCTAGTGATTTAGCAAAGGATGAAGCAGAGAAAGACTATGTTACGAATTATGTTGCAGAAAATCTGGCAGCCTTCCAAATTCGTCAGCCGCGGCTCCTTGCGTTAAGCAGCTTACTCGGTTTGCAGGAGAAGCAATCCGACCAACTGCTGGACTCTGGATTAGGAAAACTTGAACAAGAGTTAAACAGCTTTATTCGGCATGAATTGACGGATGTGATTATCGACAGTGCGAGAAAAGAACTGCAAAGGCAATATAACCAGCTGCGTGCATATGGGAAAGCAATGGACCTGGATGAAAAATCCAAGCAAGAAAAAGTCCGCCAATACAAAGTGGAGCAAGAAAACGTACTGCGCACAATTAAAACGTATACACAGCCAGTATTCAAACAAGCGATCAGCCAGCACATTGAAAAGCAACTGCACTATGTAAAAGAAAGACAGCTGCTGGAAGCAAACGATTTGTTCAAGCAATGCTTCAATCCTTCTCGTATAAGAAGCAGCGGCGCTTCAGGCAGAGAGGAAGTCGGCCGTCAAGTGACGGAATTCTCTCATCAAATTCAATTGCAGCTGGAACAGGAGTATCGAGCTGTTACCATCCGAGTCGACAGGACTGTCCGAGAGCAGTTGGAGCGCTGGCGAATTGGAGCGGAACAAACAGTACAAGAAGTTAATAAAGCATTAACGGTTGCTGCTGCGGTCGATAACAGACTTCCTGAAACAACGCCGCCCGAGAGAGAGCTTACTTTCCAGAAAACAGATATAGCACGAATACAAAAGCTATACCGTGGAGCAAAGGCATTTTTCCAAGGAAATGAAAAAGAAAAGCTAAAAGAGGAGCTGTTAAAACTTCTGGATCCGATGCTGACAGACATGTTGAAGGACTATATTGTTGCTATGGAAAACCATTACAGCCAAATATGGCAAGCGGAAGAAAAGCGTCTGCAAAAGCAGGCGTACGAGCAGCTAGCAGGCTATTATAGCGGCATGCTTCGTGCATTGACCGACACTTCTTCTAAGCAAAAGCTTCAAGAAGTGCTAGAAACGTTTCATTTACTATTGCGCAAAAAAGTTTGA
- a CDS encoding FAD-dependent oxidoreductase has product MEQTKKIFSDKPTSYWRNSTDMPSYPALEKDLDTDVLVIGAGIAGITTAYELTKRGRSVVLIEGRELISGTTGYTTSKLTAQHDIIYQGLIERYGEETAKQYFQANLQAINYVKDTSAEHGIDCEFEEQDAYIYTQLDEGTETIEKEVEAYRKLQIDGYLTDNLPLDIPIKAAAVMRQQAQFHPVKYLVGLLKEIELRGGSIYEHSLAVSFDTEDRPVVHTESGYSITANNVVSATHFPLELENQYFSSNMNPKNSYGIAIKSKKPYPKGMYISLESPKRSIRSLKKGEDHYVLVGGESHVTGDGTSVLDRYERIYQFADEQFGVEELYEHWSSHDLLTTDQLPFVGKVSDEAPGVYTATGFGKWGLSNGVAAATLLADLIDGKENAFADLYKIGRDMEEAEAASFGEDDVNRISNEKVVQPDDLPNGKGALLEKDGQTMAYYRDKDGELHKMNAACTHNGCPVAWNDADHTWDCSCHGSRFTAVGEVVEGPAVRDLDRE; this is encoded by the coding sequence ATGGAGCAAACAAAAAAGATATTCTCAGATAAACCAACATCATACTGGCGAAATTCCACCGATATGCCGTCCTATCCGGCCCTTGAGAAAGATCTGGATACAGATGTATTGGTCATCGGTGCAGGCATTGCTGGCATTACGACAGCTTATGAACTGACAAAGCGAGGCCGAAGCGTTGTTCTAATTGAAGGCCGTGAGCTTATTTCAGGAACTACTGGTTACACGACAAGTAAACTGACAGCACAGCATGATATTATTTACCAAGGCTTGATTGAGCGATATGGGGAGGAAACAGCCAAGCAATATTTCCAAGCCAATCTGCAAGCCATCAACTATGTAAAAGATACGTCAGCTGAACATGGTATTGATTGTGAATTTGAAGAGCAAGACGCTTATATTTATACCCAGCTGGATGAAGGTACCGAAACAATTGAGAAAGAAGTCGAGGCGTATCGCAAACTGCAAATCGACGGGTATTTAACCGATAACCTGCCACTTGATATACCGATTAAAGCAGCGGCTGTTATGCGTCAGCAAGCGCAGTTTCATCCGGTGAAGTACTTGGTAGGATTGCTGAAAGAGATTGAGCTGCGCGGCGGTAGCATTTACGAACACAGCTTGGCTGTATCTTTTGATACCGAAGACCGTCCAGTTGTTCATACCGAAAGCGGCTATTCCATTACAGCGAATAATGTTGTAAGTGCGACACATTTCCCATTGGAGCTTGAAAATCAATACTTTTCCTCCAATATGAATCCAAAGAACTCATACGGTATTGCAATCAAGTCGAAGAAACCTTATCCAAAAGGCATGTACATTAGTCTCGAGTCTCCGAAACGATCGATTCGCAGCTTGAAAAAAGGCGAAGATCACTATGTGTTAGTCGGCGGAGAATCACATGTGACAGGTGACGGTACTTCGGTCCTTGATCGCTATGAAAGAATCTATCAATTTGCTGACGAACAGTTCGGAGTAGAGGAGCTGTATGAGCATTGGTCCAGCCATGACTTGCTCACAACTGACCAGCTGCCATTTGTCGGCAAAGTGAGTGATGAAGCACCAGGTGTTTATACCGCAACTGGATTCGGAAAATGGGGATTATCCAACGGTGTAGCAGCTGCAACCTTGCTGGCAGATTTAATCGACGGAAAAGAAAATGCGTTTGCTGATTTATATAAGATTGGACGCGACATGGAAGAAGCAGAAGCTGCTAGTTTCGGAGAAGATGACGTTAATCGAATTAGTAATGAAAAGGTTGTCCAACCGGATGATTTGCCCAACGGAAAAGGTGCTCTTTTAGAGAAAGACGGCCAGACAATGGCTTATTACCGAGATAAAGACGGAGAGCTGCACAAAATGAATGCAGCCTGCACCCATAATGGCTGCCCGGTTGCGTGGAATGACGCGGATCATACGTGGGATTGTTCTTGTCACGGCTCACGCTTTACGGCTGTCGGAGAAGTAGTGGAAGGTCCGGCCGTTCGGGATTTGGATAGAGAATAA
- a CDS encoding YfzA family protein, with protein sequence MSRNNKKGRASLTKKWTITLIGFVIMQTIFIIIDDTFLEPNLNLMGNFAHSLVNTHLFTEYITLYENPYFKIITFLAVLHIVFTSIKDIVVHLIPNRN encoded by the coding sequence TTGAGCAGAAATAACAAGAAAGGTCGCGCGAGTTTAACGAAGAAGTGGACGATAACGTTAATTGGATTCGTTATCATGCAGACAATATTTATCATTATTGATGATACATTTCTGGAACCTAACCTAAACCTAATGGGTAATTTTGCGCACAGTTTAGTCAACACGCATTTGTTTACGGAATATATCACTCTGTATGAGAACCCTTATTTCAAGATTATTACTTTCTTGGCAGTACTTCACATTGTATTCACCTCTATTAAAGACATCGTTGTTCATCTTATTCCCAACAGAAACTAG
- a CDS encoding DUF6434 domain-containing protein, giving the protein MRPELTKDITIQEFRDFYWLKEELQHFCREHAISASGSKMEIADRIEVFLQTGEIKKPIRKTKGKQKTPQAALSLETVIREHHRCSQEVRTFFKSVIPTFHFSTHIQNYFKTNIGKTYQDVVEAWYEEEARKKSPSYTKNIAPQFEYNRFIRDFFADPKNRKKSRQDAIEAWNNIKKLPGSNAYKSVN; this is encoded by the coding sequence ATGAGGCCAGAACTTACGAAAGATATAACTATTCAAGAGTTTCGAGATTTTTACTGGTTAAAAGAAGAACTGCAGCACTTCTGCAGAGAACATGCTATTAGTGCTTCCGGTTCAAAGATGGAGATTGCCGACAGAATTGAAGTATTTCTGCAGACCGGAGAAATTAAGAAACCAATCCGTAAGACGAAAGGGAAGCAAAAAACGCCTCAAGCAGCATTAAGTCTTGAAACAGTTATTAGGGAACATCACCGCTGCAGCCAAGAAGTCCGCACATTTTTTAAATCGGTTATCCCCACGTTCCATTTCTCCACTCACATTCAGAACTACTTTAAAACCAATATTGGCAAAACGTATCAAGATGTTGTCGAGGCGTGGTATGAGGAGGAGGCGCGTAAGAAAAGTCCATCCTATACGAAAAATATTGCGCCCCAGTTTGAGTACAATCGCTTCATTCGTGACTTTTTTGCTGATCCGAAAAATCGTAAAAAAAGCCGCCAGGATGCTATAGAAGCTTGGAATAACATCAAGAAACTGCCGGGAAGTAATGCATACAAATCAGTAAACTAG
- a CDS encoding DUF6141 family protein, producing the protein MYDIKTRNVLYKEVQRPQLIIWIIFLSIAALMWYAFIHQVLLGNPFGSKPASNATVIVFWLIFGLAFPLILLKWTKLIVEVHEDGLYIRFMPFHLEYKKFLYKEIKSYKSIKFSPFTRFGGWGFRVNFKGETGYISSGKQGIELTLKYQTVVISAKNPDELIKAMDIKNAL; encoded by the coding sequence GTGTACGATATAAAAACAAGAAACGTACTATACAAGGAAGTTCAAAGGCCCCAGCTCATTATTTGGATAATATTCCTATCCATTGCCGCACTCATGTGGTATGCGTTTATTCACCAAGTTTTGCTTGGAAATCCATTTGGAAGCAAACCCGCATCAAATGCTACTGTAATCGTATTTTGGCTTATATTTGGGCTCGCGTTTCCTTTAATCTTACTAAAATGGACGAAACTAATTGTAGAAGTGCATGAGGACGGTCTATACATTCGCTTCATGCCATTTCATTTGGAATATAAGAAGTTTTTATACAAAGAAATAAAGAGCTACAAGTCCATCAAATTCAGCCCGTTTACTCGTTTTGGCGGCTGGGGATTTCGTGTAAACTTCAAGGGAGAAACGGGGTATATATCAAGCGGAAAACAGGGCATTGAACTAACGTTGAAATATCAGACTGTCGTGATAAGCGCAAAAAATCCGGATGAACTAATAAAAGCAATGGACATAAAAAATGCTTTATAA
- a CDS encoding C45 family peptidase, producing the protein MKQIQSSVFTFRGSHYDFGVMQGERLKDTPLYTYQQKQKQRNRRRYTVAAADAFRMFRSYHSGIYEELTGLSDALGLSIEETLMDYSGFQQEYRINSGCSIVTGNDFLARNYDYHPKTYEGRFVLFQPSDKEYFATIGPSQRILGRIDGMNEKGLTIGYNFVHQRFAEEGFICNMLARIVLETASTTEEAVEKLTEMPHRHSFNYVINDAAGTRRVIEGSPRGTAVKKAHYSTNHFDVLTKENRHYLVDSERRMDIIQQHHQEEMHANEGFRLLNDPKYDVFSDSYRNWAGTIHTSVYKPKELKMGFAIGHKEPVEINFASWIKGNDLSISQFTGELETDVHIPYMGE; encoded by the coding sequence ATGAAACAAATACAATCAAGCGTGTTCACCTTTAGAGGATCGCATTACGACTTTGGCGTTATGCAAGGGGAACGTTTAAAAGATACACCTTTATACACGTATCAGCAAAAGCAGAAACAGCGGAACCGCCGTCGTTACACAGTTGCTGCCGCGGATGCATTTCGCATGTTCCGCAGCTACCATTCTGGCATTTACGAAGAGCTGACAGGATTGAGTGATGCGCTCGGCCTTTCCATTGAAGAGACATTGATGGATTACAGCGGTTTTCAGCAAGAATACCGAATCAATTCCGGCTGCTCCATTGTTACTGGAAATGATTTTCTTGCTCGTAATTACGATTATCATCCAAAAACATATGAAGGCCGTTTTGTTCTGTTTCAGCCGTCAGATAAAGAGTACTTTGCTACAATCGGACCTTCTCAGCGGATTCTTGGCCGCATTGATGGGATGAACGAGAAAGGATTGACGATTGGGTATAATTTTGTGCATCAGCGTTTTGCCGAGGAAGGCTTTATTTGCAACATGCTGGCACGAATCGTATTAGAAACAGCTTCTACTACGGAAGAGGCGGTAGAAAAGCTGACAGAAATGCCGCATCGGCATTCATTTAACTATGTGATAAACGATGCAGCTGGAACCCGCCGCGTAATAGAGGGAAGTCCGCGGGGAACGGCTGTGAAAAAAGCGCATTATAGTACGAATCATTTTGATGTGCTGACGAAAGAAAATCGTCATTATCTTGTCGACAGTGAGCGCCGCATGGATATTATTCAACAACATCACCAAGAAGAGATGCATGCAAACGAAGGTTTCCGTCTTTTGAATGATCCAAAGTATGATGTTTTTTCCGACAGCTATCGCAACTGGGCGGGCACAATTCATACCTCTGTCTACAAACCAAAAGAACTGAAAATGGGGTTTGCTATTGGTCATAAAGAGCCAGTCGAAATAAATTTTGCTAGCTGGATAAAAGGAAATGATTTGTCAATCAGCCAATTTACAGGTGAATTGGAGACCGATGTTCATATTCCATATATGGGAGAATAA